A single region of the Rhodococcus sp. W8901 genome encodes:
- a CDS encoding gamma-aminobutyraldehyde dehydrogenase, with amino-acid sequence MHQYIDGIRCEGASGCTQDVIDPSTGETIVTVTLASSDDVDRAVAAARRAFGSWSRTTPAERSALLLRVADILRGRSDELAALESRQCGKPIRLAREFDVPGSIDNIEFFAGAARILEGKATGEYSPTHTSSIRREPLGVVGAIAPWNYPLQMAVWKIFPAIAAGNTVVLKPAEITPLTALLLAEAITEAGVPDGVVNIVVGSGQESGAALARHVGVDMISFTGSTAVGRSILEAAATNAKRVHLELGGKAPFVVFDDADLEAAVHGAVAASLINGGQDCTAATRAIVHESVIDAFVAGVAELYESVTLGPTGDEATDMGPLSSYAHRDRVAAMVSRARDYATIVTGGSAGDGPLATGAYYRPTLITGASVDSEIYRDEVFGPVLTVTPFRDDDEAIALANDTPYGLAASAWTTDLHRALRATREIVAGCVWVNDHIPIISEMPHGGVKQSGFGKDMSTYSFEEYTTVKHVMFDLSRDARKAWHRTVFRTD; translated from the coding sequence ATGCACCAGTACATCGACGGGATCCGGTGCGAAGGGGCCTCCGGTTGCACCCAGGACGTGATCGACCCCTCGACCGGCGAGACGATCGTCACCGTCACCCTCGCGAGCAGCGACGACGTCGACCGCGCGGTCGCAGCCGCGCGCCGCGCCTTCGGATCGTGGTCGCGGACCACCCCGGCCGAACGCTCGGCGCTCCTGCTCCGCGTCGCCGACATCCTGCGCGGCCGCTCGGACGAACTCGCGGCGCTCGAGAGCCGGCAGTGCGGTAAGCCGATCCGGCTGGCACGGGAGTTCGACGTCCCCGGCTCGATCGACAACATCGAATTCTTCGCGGGCGCCGCGCGCATCCTCGAGGGAAAGGCGACGGGCGAGTACTCGCCGACGCACACCTCGAGCATCCGCCGCGAGCCGCTCGGCGTCGTGGGGGCGATCGCGCCGTGGAACTACCCGCTGCAGATGGCGGTGTGGAAGATCTTCCCCGCGATCGCCGCCGGGAACACCGTCGTCCTCAAGCCCGCCGAGATCACACCCCTGACCGCGCTGCTGCTGGCCGAGGCGATCACCGAGGCCGGCGTCCCCGACGGCGTCGTCAACATCGTCGTCGGCAGCGGCCAGGAGTCCGGCGCGGCGCTGGCACGCCACGTCGGCGTCGACATGATCTCGTTCACCGGATCGACCGCGGTGGGGCGCTCGATCCTCGAGGCCGCCGCCACCAATGCCAAGCGCGTCCACCTCGAATTGGGCGGCAAGGCACCGTTCGTCGTGTTCGACGACGCCGATCTGGAAGCCGCCGTCCACGGGGCCGTGGCCGCGAGCCTGATCAACGGCGGACAGGACTGCACGGCCGCAACCCGCGCGATCGTGCACGAGTCGGTGATCGACGCGTTCGTCGCGGGCGTGGCCGAGCTGTACGAGTCGGTCACGCTGGGTCCGACCGGCGACGAGGCGACGGACATGGGCCCCCTGAGCTCGTACGCACACCGCGACCGCGTCGCTGCAATGGTCTCGCGCGCACGCGATTACGCAACGATCGTCACCGGCGGCAGCGCCGGTGACGGACCCCTCGCCACGGGCGCGTACTACCGTCCGACGCTGATCACCGGAGCCTCGGTCGACAGCGAGATCTACCGCGACGAGGTGTTCGGCCCGGTGCTGACGGTGACACCGTTCCGCGACGACGACGAGGCCATCGCCCTCGCCAACGACACCCCGTACGGGCTCGCCGCATCGGCGTGGACCACCGACCTGCACCGCGCGCTGCGCGCAACGCGCGAGATCGTCGCCGGCTGCGTCTGGGTCAACGACCACATCCCGATCATCAGCGAGATGCCGCACGGCGGGGTCAAGCAGTCCGGATTCGGCAAGGACATGTCGACCTACTCGTTCGAGGAATACACCACCGTCAAGCACGTGATGTTCGACCTCTCGCGCGACGCCCGGAAGGCGTGGCACAGGACCGTCTTCCGCACGGACTGA
- a CDS encoding cupin domain-containing protein has translation MTSTHPQPAPHQDSVVVPDVTLDHKALPDELVVDGSPTTAHQALSSLSGLTIGVWEHTQGTSRDVEADEVFFVVDGQGTLEFEDDSPAVDLRPGTLVRLHAGQRTVWTVRETLRKIYIS, from the coding sequence ATGACTTCCACGCATCCACAGCCCGCCCCGCACCAGGACAGCGTCGTCGTTCCCGACGTCACTCTGGACCACAAGGCCCTCCCGGACGAACTCGTCGTCGACGGATCGCCGACCACCGCCCACCAGGCCCTGTCGTCGCTGTCGGGGTTGACGATCGGGGTATGGGAGCACACCCAGGGAACCTCGCGCGACGTGGAGGCGGACGAGGTGTTCTTCGTCGTCGACGGCCAGGGCACCCTCGAGTTCGAGGACGATTCTCCCGCAGTCGATCTCCGCCCCGGCACCCTCGTCCGCCTGCACGCCGGACAGCGCACCGTGTGGACCGTGCGCGAGACGCTCCGCAAGATCTACATCTCCTGA